One window of Paenibacillus sp. FSL K6-3182 genomic DNA carries:
- a CDS encoding alpha/beta fold hydrolase → MDIFNLFYQFNQCTSDPDAEVVVLLHGLGLNARVWEPLAAVLTERYHVVRYDLRGHGERSHDGSQLTWELLCNDLDEIFHLYSITDAHLVGHGLGGNLAARYGMSRPERVKSFVLISTIGFYPPEAMERSVELRRSYAENGVADALAEQMASLVTCLPQDREETRWVKEAYLQCDMDVYFKLIELFAAENPLDDLSAINKPCLVMAGDKDTIYPSYMSKITAQFIPNAFSVTVPDAASLVFIDNQPYAAQKILDFLSNPLSGTESTHVGDPLLGLMRIDAIKMFGDAYKSTPSKEVLLEVKLIGAFRVFINGQEIPSGWQQRNAKRLLVYLMFYPNPTREQLCDALWPLAEISKASNLLRVSLSHLKGLFDSAGTNPIVANRSHVKLNAVIACDLLKWIQSLEEAHMEKRALRKFILIKELLVYPVEEMLAGLYDNWAVQERSRLEYMLLGLVESLADSYKKDGDYAAASQVMRRISNMYSEELNGDTVRNTHAQGEVRDH, encoded by the coding sequence ATGGACATATTTAATTTGTTCTACCAATTCAATCAGTGCACTTCTGATCCTGATGCTGAAGTTGTAGTACTCTTACACGGTCTAGGTCTAAATGCTCGTGTGTGGGAGCCGCTAGCTGCTGTGCTAACTGAACGGTATCATGTTGTACGGTATGATTTGCGCGGGCATGGGGAGCGATCACATGACGGTTCTCAGTTAACATGGGAGCTGCTTTGCAATGATCTTGATGAAATTTTCCACTTATATAGCATAACGGATGCACATTTGGTCGGTCATGGACTTGGCGGTAATCTTGCTGCAAGGTATGGAATGAGCCGCCCGGAGCGAGTGAAGTCGTTTGTTCTTATTTCGACGATTGGGTTTTATCCTCCTGAGGCAATGGAGCGTTCGGTTGAGCTGCGCCGGAGCTATGCTGAGAACGGTGTGGCAGATGCACTGGCGGAGCAGATGGCTAGTTTAGTGACCTGTCTGCCTCAGGATAGGGAAGAGACAAGATGGGTAAAAGAGGCGTACTTGCAGTGCGACATGGATGTGTACTTTAAATTAATTGAGCTCTTTGCAGCCGAGAATCCTTTGGATGACTTATCCGCAATTAATAAGCCTTGCCTCGTTATGGCGGGGGACAAAGATACGATATATCCATCCTATATGTCGAAGATTACGGCGCAGTTTATTCCGAATGCGTTCTCGGTAACGGTGCCTGATGCAGCTAGCTTGGTGTTTATAGATAATCAGCCCTATGCTGCTCAGAAGATATTAGATTTCCTCTCCAACCCTTTAAGTGGCACGGAGAGTACTCATGTCGGTGATCCGCTGCTTGGGTTAATGAGGATCGATGCGATTAAAATGTTTGGCGATGCCTATAAGAGTACTCCAAGCAAGGAAGTGCTGCTCGAGGTCAAGCTAATTGGGGCGTTTCGTGTATTTATTAATGGACAGGAAATACCGAGTGGCTGGCAGCAGCGTAATGCGAAGAGATTGCTTGTTTATTTAATGTTTTACCCAAATCCGACCAGAGAACAGTTATGCGATGCGTTATGGCCACTTGCAGAGATTAGCAAAGCAAGTAATTTGCTGCGAGTTAGTCTTTCTCATTTAAAAGGATTGTTCGATTCGGCGGGGACGAATCCGATTGTTGCTAATCGCAGCCATGTTAAGCTGAACGCGGTTATAGCCTGTGACTTGCTGAAATGGATTCAGTCGCTTGAAGAGGCTCATATGGAGAAAAGAGCATTAAGGAAATTTATTCTTATTAAAGAATTGCTTGTCTATCCTGTAGAAGAAATGCTCGCAGGCTTGTACGATAACTGGGCGGTTCAGGAACGAAGCAGGCTGGAATACATGCTGCTGGGCCTTGTTGAGTCACTCGCGGATAGCTATAAAAAAGATGGCGATTATGCAGCGGCTAGTCAAGTGATGAGAAGGATAAGCAATATGTATAGCGAGGAACTAAATGGTGATACCGTTCGTAATACGCATGCTCAGGGAGAGGTGAGGGACCATTAA
- a CDS encoding VanZ family protein, with translation MYRPARWKPTILWGLLLVGWLGLLFLFSSQTYEQQSIQPFLRSHFTYDQLVRWLPDVTLTYRTSIVNSHDRPYSFIEFLFRKGAHLFVYATFAALMFMFLRALTRGRWFLSITLTLMVAIAVPAMDEWNQLGSDERTGNATDVVLDFVGGCAGLLICLCILGLVKLWRSRSRNRSQYRL, from the coding sequence ATGTATAGACCTGCTAGATGGAAGCCGACTATTCTGTGGGGGCTATTATTAGTAGGGTGGCTCGGGCTTTTATTCCTATTTTCATCCCAAACCTATGAACAACAAAGTATTCAGCCGTTTTTGCGCAGTCACTTTACATACGATCAGCTAGTTAGATGGCTGCCGGATGTTACCCTTACCTATCGAACGAGCATCGTTAATTCACATGATCGGCCTTATAGCTTTATCGAATTTTTGTTTCGAAAGGGCGCACATTTGTTTGTGTATGCGACTTTTGCTGCGTTGATGTTTATGTTTCTGCGAGCATTGACCCGCGGACGCTGGTTCCTTTCCATTACACTTACACTGATGGTTGCTATTGCTGTCCCGGCTATGGATGAATGGAATCAATTAGGCTCTGACGAGCGTACGGGTAACGCGACTGATGTCGTTCTTGATTTTGTAGGTGGATGCGCGGGACTACTTATCTGCTTGTGTATTTTAGGATTGGTTAAGCTGTGGCGTTCAAGGTCACGGAATCGATCTCAATACCGCTTGTAG
- a CDS encoding acyltransferase encodes MQRYEELDSLRGLAALAVMIGHFLLVFAPIAQNTSDLSFFDYPLNLFKYTPLHAIWGGHEAVIMFFLLSGFVLSLPFFSNRQQSYSKYVIKRICRIYIPFLVALLIAILMREIVYVSKLTNLTSYYNNLWVIPPNVSSIIHHLLFVGNYNTTRYDPILWTLVHEMRISLLFPFIMFIIVKSSWKVGLPLALVLSIGAEIMLENFETKYMTNFVISLHYASFFIIGALLAKYQKELKSAFSRLHGWRIMLMLIIGLCFYSFKWIGYGEDFHDMLMPHSGDWMTAIGASIFIITALSSVRLSRQLQRKPLLFLGKISYSLYLYHMIILLSLIHLLNGELETTFIVILAFVASFGAGALSYYFIELPSIRLGKWLTGWGKKQSTAAVSGSDVSSGA; translated from the coding sequence TTGCAGCGCTATGAGGAATTAGATTCACTTAGGGGATTGGCGGCATTAGCCGTAATGATTGGTCATTTCTTATTGGTATTTGCACCAATTGCGCAAAATACGTCGGATCTCAGCTTTTTTGATTACCCGCTTAACCTGTTTAAATACACACCGCTGCATGCGATTTGGGGCGGTCATGAAGCGGTCATTATGTTTTTTCTGCTCAGCGGGTTTGTACTTTCCTTGCCGTTTTTCAGCAACCGCCAGCAATCCTATTCAAAATATGTAATTAAGCGGATTTGCCGTATTTACATTCCTTTTCTCGTCGCATTACTGATCGCCATATTAATGAGGGAAATCGTCTATGTATCGAAGCTGACGAATTTGACGAGCTATTATAACAATCTGTGGGTGATCCCCCCTAATGTGTCCTCAATCATTCATCATTTGCTGTTTGTAGGAAACTACAATACGACGAGGTATGATCCGATTTTGTGGACGCTCGTTCATGAAATGCGCATCTCGTTGTTGTTCCCGTTTATTATGTTCATCATTGTAAAAAGCAGCTGGAAGGTAGGGCTGCCGCTGGCACTTGTCTTATCCATTGGTGCTGAAATTATGCTTGAAAATTTTGAAACGAAATATATGACGAACTTTGTGATTTCGCTGCATTATGCCTCTTTCTTCATTATAGGGGCGCTGCTGGCCAAATATCAGAAAGAGCTGAAGTCAGCATTTTCACGGTTGCATGGTTGGCGGATCATGCTGATGCTGATTATCGGATTGTGCTTCTATTCGTTCAAATGGATCGGTTATGGCGAGGATTTCCATGACATGCTCATGCCGCACAGCGGTGATTGGATGACGGCTATCGGCGCTTCGATCTTTATTATTACAGCGCTATCATCCGTTCGTTTATCGAGGCAGCTGCAGCGAAAGCCGTTATTGTTTTTGGGGAAAATCTCATACAGTCTCTATTTGTATCATATGATTATCCTGCTGTCGCTCATCCATCTGCTGAATGGCGAGCTGGAAACAACGTTTATTGTGATACTCGCCTTTGTTGCTTCATTCGGAGCCGGGGCGCTAAGCTACTATTTCATAGAGCTGCCATCCATTCGGTTAGGCAAGTGGCTTACAGGCTGGGGCAAGAAGCAAAGTACAGCTGCTGTAAGCGGTAGTGATGTATCATCCGGTGCTTGA
- a CDS encoding helix-turn-helix domain-containing protein: MTIIHMTIPPLPHYIIGGYTVAPSGRKHPSRCNINVFDLLVVTRGCLYMGEEDQHYEVSAGHALILRPDAHHYATRACEEQTAYYWIHFQTTGMWSITDQSMPEVPPDSSKSRILNTNIYTAQTFAKQLPQFAKLLQPSKMDSLLRQLVQLNMNDHIPSVKWKQQLVFQEVIEHLSASMEADGPSPSILCAEQAASYLREHYRDSITAQELGDSINFHPVYIARCMQKEFGCAPFDYLMRFRIEQAKLLLLQTDLPIARIGEQVGFNHAAYFTSCFAKYESISPRKYRQRFSHG; this comes from the coding sequence ATGACCATCATTCATATGACGATTCCACCGCTTCCGCATTATATCATTGGGGGTTATACGGTTGCCCCTTCTGGCCGCAAGCATCCAAGCAGATGCAACATTAATGTGTTTGATTTGCTTGTCGTAACGCGGGGCTGCTTATACATGGGAGAAGAAGATCAGCATTATGAAGTAAGCGCTGGGCACGCGCTTATTCTCAGGCCGGATGCCCATCATTACGCAACGCGTGCATGCGAGGAGCAGACCGCTTATTACTGGATTCATTTTCAGACGACTGGGATGTGGAGTATAACAGATCAATCCATGCCTGAGGTACCGCCTGACAGTTCCAAATCTAGAATACTCAACACCAACATTTATACGGCACAAACCTTTGCCAAACAGCTTCCCCAGTTTGCTAAACTGCTGCAGCCCTCCAAGATGGACAGTCTGCTGCGCCAGTTGGTTCAGCTTAATATGAATGATCATATCCCCAGCGTAAAATGGAAGCAGCAGCTTGTATTCCAAGAGGTTATCGAGCATTTATCCGCATCGATGGAAGCCGATGGGCCTTCTCCCTCTATTTTGTGCGCAGAGCAGGCAGCTTCCTATTTGCGAGAGCATTATCGTGATAGCATAACCGCGCAGGAGCTGGGAGACAGCATTAACTTTCATCCCGTTTATATCGCAAGATGCATGCAGAAAGAGTTTGGCTGCGCGCCATTCGATTACCTCATGCGTTTCCGGATTGAACAAGCAAAGCTGCTGCTGCTTCAAACGGATCTGCCTATCGCCCGAATTGGAGAACAGGTCGGCTTTAATCACGCTGCCTATTTCACCTCTTGTTTTGCCAAATACGAGAGCATATCGCCGCGCAAATATAGACAACGATTTTCTCATGGGTAA
- a CDS encoding MATE family efflux transporter: protein MALSNKKISLWMLAWPIFIELFLQFLLGAADTLMVSRISDDAVAVVGFSNQLFQALTTLFITVASGAGILIAQKIGSKNGEDARTIAIMAVKVSAIIGLLLSGLLILIPGEIAAVLQLPENLIPLAKTYISIVGGGMVLIALMSALSTSIRNTGNTKGPMYTAIGMNVVHVFFNYAFIFGAFGFPKWGLMGVAISTVLCRLLATIVLFIMFLSSFERTIALRDFNVFNRKLFGEILRIGWPLGVNMSCWVFTQLLIFTFLAILGSNELAARTYMNTLESFCFMLGYSIALAVQIQIAHLFGAGKVKEAYHIAFRAMWIGLAVVTVNAFLIYLFGKQLLGMFTENKEIVALGVSLLGMNLLLQPGKMINMALGNSLNAVGDTRFTMWTSVFSMWLIATGLAYFVGIQLGWGLIGIYACMILDEYIRGILSLIRWRGQKFLRRAERDEAEAKRSAESGISGKTHKQTALDI, encoded by the coding sequence ATGGCTTTATCTAACAAAAAGATTTCGCTCTGGATGCTGGCGTGGCCAATATTCATAGAGCTGTTTTTACAATTTTTGCTCGGTGCGGCGGACACGCTGATGGTGAGCCGGATATCGGATGATGCAGTAGCGGTAGTAGGCTTCTCTAACCAGCTGTTTCAAGCGTTGACGACTTTATTTATAACAGTCGCGAGTGGAGCGGGCATACTCATTGCACAAAAAATAGGCTCTAAAAATGGCGAGGATGCTCGCACAATCGCGATAATGGCGGTGAAAGTAAGTGCCATCATTGGGCTTTTGCTTAGCGGGCTGCTCATCCTCATTCCAGGCGAGATCGCTGCGGTGCTGCAGCTTCCAGAAAATTTGATTCCACTGGCAAAGACGTATATTTCGATAGTCGGCGGCGGAATGGTATTGATTGCATTGATGTCGGCGCTTAGCACATCGATTCGGAATACGGGAAATACAAAGGGACCTATGTATACAGCAATTGGTATGAACGTTGTGCATGTTTTTTTCAACTATGCGTTCATCTTCGGGGCATTCGGCTTTCCAAAATGGGGCTTGATGGGCGTAGCCATATCAACCGTGTTATGCCGCTTGCTCGCTACGATTGTGCTGTTCATCATGTTCCTTAGCTCTTTTGAACGTACGATTGCTCTTCGTGACTTTAATGTATTTAATCGTAAGCTGTTTGGCGAAATTCTTCGTATTGGATGGCCGCTTGGCGTGAATATGTCTTGCTGGGTGTTTACGCAGCTGCTTATTTTCACCTTTTTGGCTATTCTCGGCTCGAATGAGCTGGCGGCACGGACGTATATGAATACGTTGGAGTCCTTTTGCTTCATGCTTGGTTATTCGATTGCACTGGCAGTACAAATTCAGATTGCCCATCTATTTGGAGCAGGCAAGGTGAAAGAGGCGTACCATATCGCTTTCCGAGCGATGTGGATTGGACTTGCGGTGGTAACGGTTAACGCGTTTCTTATTTATTTGTTTGGCAAGCAGCTGCTAGGCATGTTTACTGAGAACAAAGAAATCGTAGCGCTAGGCGTGTCTCTGCTGGGGATGAATCTACTGCTGCAGCCGGGCAAAATGATCAATATGGCGCTCGGCAATTCATTAAATGCGGTAGGCGATACCCGGTTTACGATGTGGACTTCGGTATTCTCGATGTGGCTGATTGCGACGGGATTAGCTTATTTTGTGGGAATTCAACTTGGCTGGGGCTTGATCGGGATATATGCCTGCATGATCTTAGATGAGTACATCCGCGGAATATTGTCTTTAATTCGCTGGAGAGGCCAAAAGTTTCTGCGCAGAGCAGAGCGGGATGAAGCCGAAGCGAAGCGAAGTGCAGAGAGCGGCATTAGTGGAAAAACACATAAACAAACCGCGCTGGATATCTAA
- the infC gene encoding translation initiation factor IF-3: MVIMNEKIRASEVHLTGLRGEDLGIVSRDEALAKAKELKVDLVCTSLMSSPPPCKLVAKGQAKKQADQEKRGAKVKEQPSKIKELRLTAHIEDHDYDTKLRQAAKLLGSGNGVQLVVKIQGKEGPKAKELLERMLKDLEGSGKKQSGIQVSGKQAAVQVLPL; encoded by the coding sequence ATGGTTATTATGAATGAAAAAATACGCGCCTCCGAGGTGCACTTGACTGGTTTGCGAGGCGAGGATTTAGGCATTGTCTCGCGTGATGAAGCGCTGGCAAAAGCAAAGGAATTGAAAGTGGATTTGGTCTGCACCTCGCTTATGAGCAGCCCTCCGCCATGCAAGCTGGTAGCCAAAGGGCAAGCGAAGAAACAGGCTGACCAAGAGAAGCGCGGGGCAAAGGTAAAGGAGCAGCCTAGCAAAATAAAAGAGCTCCGCTTGACCGCGCATATAGAGGATCATGATTATGATACGAAGCTGCGGCAGGCAGCGAAGCTTCTTGGCTCAGGCAACGGCGTGCAGCTCGTTGTAAAAATTCAAGGCAAGGAAGGTCCCAAAGCGAAGGAGCTGCTGGAGCGTATGCTGAAGGATCTGGAGGGTAGCGGGAAGAAACAATCCGGTATACAAGTAAGCGGGAAGCAAGCAGCGGTGCAGGTGCTGCCTTTATAA
- a CDS encoding FdhF/YdeP family oxidoreductase → MKKTLHTGPIKLPRLPDPKLWVSKAPFGLGRIKPHHIRDTLKVAWDNRDSLPYAYRILTQGVCDGCALGVSGLYDQTLDGPHICTTRLNVLRLNTMPAIKADVLHGDIEELRKLDSTQLRKLGRLPHPLIRSKGERSFRRISWDEALDRIAAKARVIDPKQMAFYLTARGITNESYYVAAKAARLIGTNNIDNASRICHSPSKTAMKRSIGVGASTCNYKDWIGTDVLVFWGSVAANNQPVSTKYMYAAKRKGTKIIVINPYREPAMEGYWIPSIPESALFGTKLADDFYQVNIGGDIAFMHGVMKCWFEMEEEQPGSAIDHAFVSAHTKGYEELRAHIQQQDWELLEKSSGLTRERMQAFAALLAEAKSGVFVWSMGLTQHRFGTDNISQVANLALLRGFLGREHCGLMPIRGHSGVQGSGEMGADPFSLPGGEFKGADIRRLEELWGFNLPDWQGDIVGVSLENAMLKEHADRKLKLFYTSGGNFIETMPDPDFVKRCLESVELRVHQDIVLNSSTLVDAQEEVIVLPAMTRYEQPGGGTSTSTERMVYFSPTIEGPRIEEARAEWQIYADLAARIRPELKAAITFKDAAAVREEIAMASPNYEGVELLRNQGDVFQWGGAWLCEGGFCPTSDGKGSLLPIELPELRIPEGHFYATTRRGKQFNSMIYGEKDAFNDAGRYDVLMNEANLSELAIAEGDAIVVYNRSGSFHGRAKPADIAPGNIELYWPEGNSLFPKGVYEPFAGIPEYNASVIVEKAETYHAFKDTKYMEKRIVELEIEPPA, encoded by the coding sequence ATGAAGAAAACATTGCATACAGGACCGATCAAGCTGCCGAGGCTGCCAGACCCTAAGCTGTGGGTGAGCAAAGCACCTTTTGGGCTAGGACGCATTAAGCCGCATCATATTCGTGATACGCTCAAGGTAGCGTGGGATAACCGAGACAGCTTGCCGTATGCATATCGGATTTTGACGCAGGGTGTATGTGATGGCTGTGCGCTTGGCGTGTCCGGTTTATATGATCAGACGCTGGATGGCCCTCATATTTGTACGACGAGATTGAACGTCCTGCGGCTAAATACGATGCCTGCTATCAAAGCAGATGTGCTGCATGGCGATATTGAGGAGCTGCGAAAGCTCGATAGCACGCAATTGCGCAAGCTGGGAAGGCTGCCTCACCCCCTTATAAGAAGCAAGGGAGAAAGAAGCTTTCGCAGAATTTCGTGGGATGAGGCGCTGGACCGCATCGCTGCCAAAGCGAGGGTTATAGACCCGAAGCAAATGGCGTTTTATTTAACTGCGCGCGGGATAACGAATGAATCTTATTATGTGGCTGCAAAGGCGGCTCGGCTCATTGGGACAAATAATATTGACAACGCCTCCCGCATTTGCCATTCCCCATCCAAAACAGCGATGAAGCGCTCTATTGGGGTAGGTGCCTCTACCTGCAATTATAAGGACTGGATTGGTACGGATGTGCTCGTTTTTTGGGGCAGTGTGGCAGCGAACAATCAGCCTGTATCGACCAAGTATATGTACGCAGCTAAGCGCAAGGGTACCAAAATCATCGTGATCAACCCCTATCGCGAGCCGGCAATGGAGGGCTACTGGATACCTTCTATACCGGAATCAGCTCTCTTTGGCACGAAGCTGGCAGACGATTTCTATCAGGTGAATATCGGCGGAGACATTGCTTTCATGCACGGCGTCATGAAATGCTGGTTTGAGATGGAGGAGGAGCAGCCAGGCTCAGCGATTGATCATGCTTTTGTAAGCGCGCATACGAAGGGGTACGAGGAGCTGAGGGCTCATATTCAGCAGCAGGACTGGGAGCTGTTGGAGAAATCATCGGGGCTGACGAGAGAGCGGATGCAGGCTTTCGCTGCTTTGCTTGCCGAGGCGAAGTCAGGCGTATTCGTATGGAGCATGGGGCTGACGCAGCATCGATTCGGAACGGACAATATTTCGCAGGTTGCCAATCTTGCGCTGCTCCGAGGTTTTCTCGGGCGGGAGCATTGCGGCTTGATGCCGATTCGCGGCCATAGCGGCGTTCAAGGCTCAGGCGAAATGGGGGCTGACCCCTTTAGTCTGCCTGGCGGTGAGTTCAAAGGTGCGGATATCCGCCGTTTAGAGGAGCTTTGGGGCTTCAATCTGCCGGATTGGCAAGGGGACATTGTAGGCGTGTCGCTTGAAAATGCAATGTTGAAGGAGCATGCCGATCGTAAGCTGAAGCTGTTCTATACATCAGGCGGCAATTTTATCGAGACGATGCCTGATCCTGATTTTGTGAAGCGCTGCTTAGAGAGCGTCGAATTGCGGGTGCATCAGGATATCGTGCTGAACAGCTCGACACTTGTAGATGCGCAGGAGGAGGTTATCGTACTGCCTGCCATGACAAGGTATGAACAGCCAGGCGGAGGTACGTCAACCTCGACGGAGCGAATGGTTTATTTTTCGCCAACTATTGAAGGGCCGAGGATCGAAGAAGCGCGTGCGGAGTGGCAAATCTATGCGGATTTAGCTGCACGCATTAGGCCGGAGCTCAAAGCGGCTATCACGTTCAAAGATGCTGCTGCCGTGAGGGAAGAGATTGCGATGGCTTCACCTAACTATGAGGGCGTAGAGCTGCTGCGGAACCAAGGTGATGTATTCCAATGGGGCGGGGCATGGCTGTGCGAGGGTGGTTTTTGTCCAACTTCTGACGGGAAGGGCAGCCTGCTGCCCATTGAATTGCCAGAGCTGCGTATACCGGAAGGGCATTTCTATGCAACGACAAGGCGCGGAAAGCAGTTTAACTCTATGATTTATGGCGAGAAGGATGCTTTTAACGATGCAGGGCGTTACGACGTGCTGATGAATGAAGCGAATTTATCGGAGCTTGCGATCGCCGAAGGTGATGCGATTGTTGTATATAACCGAAGCGGGAGCTTCCATGGCAGGGCGAAACCAGCGGATATTGCGCCAGGCAATATCGAGTTGTATTGGCCCGAAGGAAATAGTCTATTTCCAAAAGGTGTATATGAGCCGTTTGCAGGCATACCAGAGTATAATGCTTCCGTTATCGTGGAAAAGGCTGAAACCTATCATGCCTTTAAGGATACCAAGTATATGGAGAAGCGGATTGTGGAGCTGGAAATCGAGCCGCCGGCGTAG
- the fdhD gene encoding formate dehydrogenase accessory sulfurtransferase FdhD, whose amino-acid sequence MDLSNTTKWRILKYDSSGHWEKDDDIAAEYPLTLKLGGEEFATMVCSPSHLQELVIGFLASEGVIRAAGQVKSLRIEEDTGFAYVELEHKHTLSQDHYAKRFIGSCCGKSRQFYFHNDMLTAKTIMTRTKISAEQCIRFMRELQEASSEFRSTGGVHNAAIGTPSELLAVRTDIGRHNALDKLFGYCLLHRVRTSDKVIAFSGRLSSEAVLKAAKIGCGIMLSKSAPTDLALRLAEDLGITCVGFIRGGEMNVYTHHDRIDFGDGLTAW is encoded by the coding sequence ATGGATCTTTCGAACACGACAAAATGGCGCATACTCAAATACGATAGCAGTGGCCACTGGGAGAAGGATGACGATATCGCTGCGGAATATCCGCTAACTCTGAAGCTAGGCGGTGAGGAATTTGCTACGATGGTATGCTCGCCATCACATTTGCAGGAGCTGGTCATTGGTTTCCTCGCTTCCGAAGGGGTTATACGTGCTGCCGGTCAGGTGAAGTCGCTGCGGATCGAAGAGGATACGGGTTTTGCTTATGTTGAGCTAGAGCATAAGCATACGTTAAGTCAGGATCATTACGCGAAACGTTTTATCGGATCATGCTGCGGCAAGAGTCGTCAGTTTTATTTTCACAATGATATGCTGACGGCCAAAACGATCATGACCCGCACCAAAATATCGGCTGAGCAATGTATTCGCTTTATGCGCGAGCTTCAAGAGGCATCCTCGGAATTTCGCAGCACGGGCGGTGTTCATAATGCAGCCATTGGAACGCCATCGGAGCTGCTTGCTGTAAGAACGGATATTGGGCGCCACAATGCGCTTGATAAGCTGTTCGGCTATTGTTTGCTGCACCGTGTTCGGACTTCGGATAAAGTGATTGCATTCAGCGGCAGGCTCTCCTCGGAGGCGGTGCTGAAAGCGGCCAAAATCGGCTGCGGCATCATGCTCAGCAAGTCGGCGCCTACTGATCTTGCTCTTCGTTTGGCTGAGGATTTAGGCATTACCTGCGTCGGTTTTATTAGAGGCGGGGAGATGAATGTATACACCCATCATGACCGAATCGATTTCGGCGATGGATTGACAGCATGGTAG